The Amphiura filiformis chromosome 12, Afil_fr2py, whole genome shotgun sequence genome includes a region encoding these proteins:
- the LOC140166894 gene encoding uncharacterized protein: protein MPSPLLVIGDSVISPSSCARNLGAIFDSNLCMKDHIDSICRSAMAAIRKIGQIRHFIDDETAAKLVHAFVTSRLDSCNVLVYDLPDSYITKLQLIQNTAARLVARIPRSQHITPVLQSLHWLPIKKRAAYKILLMTYKAALNQLSPQYISDIVTYYKPVRNLRSFNKLSLTVTCRPSTKFYGERAFMYAAPSLWNNLPLQVRSSITVSSFKSHLKTHLFNIN from the coding sequence ATGCCTTCTCCACTTTTAGTCATAGGCGATTCCGTCATCTCCCCTTCATCTTGTGCACGGAACCTTGGCGCCATATTCGACTCCAACCTTTGCATGAAGGATCATATTGACAGTATTTGCAGGTCTGCTATGGCGGCCATACGGAAAATAGGGCAAATACGTCATTTCATCGACGACGAAACCGCTGCCAAATTAGTTCACGCCTTTGTCACCTCTCGGCTGGACTCCTGCAACGTCTTAGTCTATGATCTTCCTGATTcctacatcacaaaacttcagctgATCCAGAACACAGCAGCCCGGTTAGTCGCTCGCATTCCTCGATCTCAGCACATTACCCCAGTCTTACAATCGCTTCATTGGCTTCCCATCAAGAAACGTGCAGCTTACAAGATCTTGCTCATGACTTACAAGGCTGCTCTCAATCAACTCTCCCCTCAATACATCTCCGATATCGTCACTTATTACAAGCCAGTTCGCAATCTTCGTTCTTTTAACAAGTTATCTCTGACTGTCACATGTCGTCCATCAACCAAATTCTATGGTGAGCGTGCATTTATGTATGCAGCTCCTTCACTCTGGAACAATCTACCGCTTCAAGTTCGCTCTTCTATTACGGTGTCGTCCTTCAAGAGTCATctgaaaacacacctttttaatattaattaa
- the LOC140166895 gene encoding uncharacterized protein, protein MTSIHHSPRLSRAGGVAVLVRQGFKVKINDITEFASFERTRMELNVSSGSTSLCLIVIYRPHPNKKNKLTSAMFLEEFSSLLTDLQLVSTRLLITGDFNVHADDANDRLASSFQDILQTHDLQQHVLYPTHIGGHTLDLLICRKTDDLVSSISAHDHLPSDHFGVKCQINLTRPPPSRKLSLDSVDSYAEKYDSILRDLLDHHAPELERSVILRPHAQWYSDALRAAKQERRKRERQFKKSGLAVHKELYADQCLSYKQLLDDAKTSYHRKELADADQHDLFRVVDKLVKPKVGTVLPAHDCSNELADQFADYFHTKISTLRHRLNCSHTTSSAPICLPDATCCTSFETFQPVSEDEVLDVIKQSHITSCLLDPLPCIFKESIPELLPIVTKVVNHSLTSGYFPATLKHAVVSPLLKKAKLDRDDLSNYRPISNLKFLGKLSYLRLWSSPRISCRSVNVYPLQCSSPRYHYFLRDFNSSIR, encoded by the exons ATGACATCCATCCATCACTCGCCTCGTCTTAGTAGAGCGGGTGGTGTTGCCGTTCTCGTCAGGCaaggttttaaagttaaaattaaTGACATCACAGAATTTGCTTCTTTCGAACGTACTCGTATGGAGTTGAATGTTTCATCGGGCTCTACATCACTTTGTCTAATTGTGATATATCGGCCCCATCCAAACAAAAAGAACAAACTCACTTCTGCAATGTTTCTGGAAGAATTTTCATCACTGCTTACAGATCTTCAACTTGTGTCTACTCGCTTGCTAATTACAGGTGATTTTAATGTACATGCTGATGATGCTAATGACCGCTTAGCATCTAGTTTCCAAGACATTCTGCAGACCCACGATCTTCAACAACACGTACTTTATCCAACTCACATCGGTGGACACACCCTAGATCTGCTGATCTGTCGCAAAACAGATGATCTCGTTTCATCCATCTCTGCTCACGACCACCTGCCATCTGATCATTTTGGAGTGAAATGTCAGATCAACCTCACCCGGCCACCTCCTTCCAGAAA ACTGTCATTAGATAGCGTCGATTCATACGCTGAGAAGTATGACTCTATCTTGCGTGATCTACTCGACCATCATGCTCCTGAGCTTGAACGTAGTGTTATCCTTCGTCCGCATGCACAATGGTACAGTGACGCTCTTCGAGCAGCAAAGCAGGAGAGACGCAAACGTGAGAGGCAGTTCAAGAAATCTGGACTAGCTGTTCATAAAGAACTCTATGCTGATCAGTGTTTATCGTATAAACAACTCCTCGATGATGCTAAAACATCTTATCATCGTAAAGAACTTGCTGATGCTGATCAACATGATTTGTTTCGGGTTGTTGACAAGCTCGTGAAGCCGAAGGTTGGTACCGTGTTGCCAGCTCATGATTGCTCAAATGAACTTGCTGATCAGTTTGCTGATTACTTTCATACTAAGATCAGCACTCTTCGCCATCGTCTGAATTGCTCGCATACGACTTCATCTGCTCCTATATGCTTACCAGATGCTACTTGTTGCACTTCATTTGAGACTTTCCAACCTGTTTCTGAAGATGAAGTGTTAGACGTGATCAAACAGTCTCACATTACATCATGTCTACTTGATCCATTACCTTGTATTTTCAAGGAAAGCATCCCTGAACTTCTACCGATAGTGACTAAAGTTGTCAATCATTCGCTGACATCTGGTTATTTTCCAGCTACCCTTAAGCACGCTGTTGTGTCTCCTCTTCTTAAGAAGGCTAAATTGGATCGTGATGATCTTAGCAACTATCGTCCGATCTCTAACTTGAAGTTCCTCGGTAAACTAAGTTACCTTAGATTGTGGAGTTCCCCAAGGATCAGTTGCCGATCCGTTAATGTTTATCCTTTACAGTGCTCCTCTCCAAGATATCATTACTTCCTACGGGATTTCAACAGTAGCATACGCTGA
- the LOC140166374 gene encoding monocarboxylate transporter 13-like, whose product MADIGDQIHQTTTKPREGGWGYMVIVSVFLMCFVEYGFYQSQTFFFVEWQREFSTSSAEASMMVSMNSFVIGVASPISGILATMFGTRVVVMTGGLLAAVGMICTMVMESTLGIILNWGVMIGFGFALVYNPSVVMIGQYFDEHFTVANGVAYAGGSIGQICYPLMTSALIDNYGWRGAVWVLSAITCNLIVSGAMLRPKRESKESTYAHNNPAIDHIEHVEAEHDLSIISSSRMESSGIQLTSDTRHLGSTQEHTDVIVHQANINDGYEIKLFSKPDTSDSSVKTASQFPDTVTTETIESEKKTTCENNAIRRDWVTVISVLKSIFKNIYFDIMLVVLFISGMIVFAPLSHAIPRALEAGLSESKAAILPTVFGIGNLVGQVAPPFIADFLHIQRGVITACALATCSILNFLNPFFNTYWHHTVYQFIYGTASGTQLVFLYTIIQVILHEEYRVMGVGFAVFVDALGYSAGAVSAGWMVDVTGSYKAAFWFLSGLAAIGTILMIYVTFIERTLRVKTWISSCLCKR is encoded by the exons ATGGCAGACATTGGCGACCAAATTCATCAAACTACTACAAAGCCACGCGAGGGTGGATGGGGCTACATGGTTATTGTCAGTGTTTTTCTAATGTGTTTCGTAGAGTACGGATTTTATCAATCTCAAACTTTCTTTTTCGTCGAATGGCAGCGAGAATTCAGTACATCATCCGCAGAAGCAAGTATGATGGTATCTATGAATAGCTTCGTCATAGGTGTTGCAA GTCCGATCAGTGGTATACTCGCTACGATGTTTGGTACTCGGGTTGTAGTCATGACCGGTGGGTTACTTGCGGCTGTAGGAATGATTTGTACGATGGTTATGGAGTCAACTCTAGGAATTATACTGAATTGGGGAGTTATGATAG GATTTGGCTTTGCACTTGTCTACAATCCGTCCGTCGTTATGATTGGTCAGTACTTTGATGAACATTTCACGGTTGCAAATGGTGTGGCATATGCGGGAGGTTCAATCGGTCAAATATGTTATCCGTTAATGACAAGTGCCCTCATTGACAACTACGGATGGCGTGGAGCAGTTTGGGTTCTTTCAGCTATAACCTGTAACTTGATAGTTAGCGGAGCAATGTTGAGGCCAAAACGTGAAAGCAAAGAATCGACTTATGCGCATAATAACCCGGCAATTGatcatattgaacatgttgaagcagAACATGACTTATCTATAATATCGTCATCCAGAATGGAATCTTCAGGCATTCAATTGACGTCAGATACCAGACATTTAGGTTCAACACAAGAACACACTGATGTTATTGTTCATCAAGCCAATATAAATGATGGATATGAAATTAAACTCTTTTCAAAACCAGATACATCTGATAGTTCTGTGAAAACAGCATCCCAATTCCCAGACACGGTAACCACAGAAACAATTGAATCAGAGAAGAAGACGACATGTGAAAATAATGCAATACGCAGGGATTGGGTGACAGTTATATCTGTCCTGAAAtctatatttaaaaacatttattttgacataatgttggtTGTTTTGTTCATTTCCGGCATGATAGTCTTCGCACCTCTTAGTCATGCAATACCTCGCGCATTAGAGGCAGGGCTCAGCGAATCGAAGGCAGCCATCTTACCAACTGTGTTTGGCATTGGAAACTTAGTTGGGCAAGTTGCACCCCCTTTTATAGCCGATTTTCTTCATATTCAAAGAGGCGTAATTACTGCGTGTGCATTAGCAACGTGCTCTATTTTGAATTTTCTGAATCCATTTTTCAATACTTATTGGCACCACACTGTTTATCAATTTATCTACGGGACTGCTTCGGGGACTCAATTGGTATTCTTATATACAATTATTCAGGTAATCCTTCATGAGGAATACCGTGTTATGGGTGTGGGTTTTGCAGTTTTCGTCGACGCACTTGGATACTCAGCAGGTGCAGTGTCCGCAG gTTGGATGGTTGATGTAACTGGTAGCTATAAAGCAGCCTTTTGGTTCCTCTCAGGATTAGCAGCTATTGGTACAATCTTAATGATATATGTGACATTTATTGAAAGGACACTGAGAGTAAAGACGTGGATTAGCAGCTGTTTGTGCAAACGTTAG
- the LOC140166896 gene encoding growth hormone secretagogue receptor type 1-like encodes MAIAVTLDPLTTYSMNNSLFDSENDSLMYSGDSGVEGGVMPYNPWLDTSCYEMVAAGKYFPVDFSLVSPELLINIGVFYRLHNYILKFYVSPLVALFGILMNGLFLFVLARVREMKTATNVYLANLAVADIMFLVLSAVDLLRTWNSNPGILLHFPYYTTAQCVSFSLLMKLTFYGSVCMVTLVTFERYMAICHPLKHRMIIGKKYTLKVTVVAWIAATTMGSLGSMIHVRSDSTCFLWPPGLKEMARYHIGDVQTICFSLTLSWYNVSYGIQSSFFIVNLILNIVLYTLIVARLGKRNIGGEGSQERQNDVQRVRNQVAKMLIINGTIFFILMLPYEIHTAAEFVGSVTWYKVLIDPVMVRNFEFYGTCLRFVNSSLNPLIYGLSNPRYRQAYRKAFGCCLKAEQGHPVVKFKEKVVTGSTNADVQTNKL; translated from the coding sequence ATGGCAATAGCAGTCACTCTAGATCCTTTGACCACTTACAGTATGAACAATTCATTGTTTGACTCTGAAAATGATTCGCTGATGTATAGTGGAGATTCAGGAGTAGAAGGAGGAGTGATGCCTTACAACCCATGGCTTGATACATCGTGTTATGAAATGGTTGCAGCGGGGAAGTATTTTCCCGTTGATTTTTCTTTGGTATCACCCGAGcttttgatcaatattggggtGTTCTACAGGTTGCACAActatatcttaaaattctacgtGTCTCCTTTGGTTGCACTTTTTGGAATCCTGATGAATGGGTTATTTCTGTTTGTTTTGGCTCGCGTACGTGAAATGAAAACCGCAACAAATGTCTACTTGGCAAATCTGGCTGTTGCGGACATCATGTTTCTCGTCCTTTCTGCTGTTGATTTACTGCGAACATGGAATAGTAATCCTGGAATTCTATTGCATTTTCCATACTATACAACAGCACAGTGCGTATCGTTTTCTCTGCTGATGAAACTGACTTTCTATGGATCTGTGTGCATGGTAACTCTTGTTACATTTGAAAGATACATGGCAATCTGTCATCCGCTGAAGCATCGTATGATTATTGGTAAAAAATACACCTTAAAAGTTACGGTGGTCGCCTGGATAGCTGCTACTACAATGGGTTCTCTAGGTAGCATGATACACGTGAGATCGGACTCAACGTGCTTTCTCTGGCCACCTGGACTGAAAGAAATGGCACGTTATCATATCGGAGATGTGCAGACTATTTGTTTTTCTCTGACGCTTTCCTGGTATAACGTAAGCTATGGGATCCAATCATCATTTTTCATCGtgaatttgattttgaacattGTATTATACACGTTGATCGTCGCGCGTCTCGGAAAACGCAATATCGGAGGTGAAGGAAGCCAAGAAAGGCAAAATGATGTGCAACGTGTACGAAATCAGGTAGCAAAAATGCTTATCATCAACGGCACGATATTCTTTATCTTGATGTTACCGTATGAAATTCACACCGCAGCAGAATTCGTTGGTAGTGTTACATGGTATAAAGTTCTTATTGATCCGGTTATGGTTCGAAACTTTGAGTTTTACGGGACTTGTCTTCGATTCGTCAACTCTTCACTCAATCCTCTTATATATGGACTGAGCAATCCGCGATACAGACAAGCTTATCGGAAAGCTTTTGGATGCTGTTTGAAGGCAGAACAGGGTCATCCTGTTGTTAAATTTAAAGAAAAGGTTGTCACAGGATCAACTAATGCAGATGTCCAAACTAATAAATTGTAG
- the LOC140165410 gene encoding thyrotropin-releasing hormone receptor-like yields the protein MEVTLDPLTTYNMNKSLFDSENDSMMYSGDSGVEGEVMPHNPWLDTSCYEMVAAGKYLPVDFYYFVSPELLINVGIFYKRHNYILKFYVSPLIALLGILMNGLFLFVLARVREMKTVTNVYLANLAVADIMFLVLSAVDLLRTWNSNPGILLHFPYYTTAQCVSFSLLMKLTFYGSVCMVTLVTFERYMAICHPLKHRIVVGKKYTIKVTVVTWMAAITMGSLSSMIHVKSQSLCILWPPGLKEMARYHIGDVQTFCFPIAYSWFNVSFGIQSSFFVVNLILNIVLYSLIITRLGNRNIGGEGSQERQNDVQRVRNQVAKMLIINGTIFFILMLPYEIRTAAEFVGAVTRNKVFIYPVVVRNLEFYGTCLRFINSSLNPLIYGLSNPRYRQAYRKAFGCSLKQLNGGIKNKEEGATASTTVDEKTNKL from the coding sequence ATGGAAGTTACTCTAGATCCTTTGACCACTTACAATATGAACAAGTCATTGTTTGACTCTGAAAATGATTCGATGATGTATAGTGGAGATTCAGGTGTAGAAGGGGAAGTGATGCCTCACAACCCATGGCTTGATACATCGTGTTATGAAATGGTTGCAGCGGGGAAGTATCTCCCCGTtgatttttactattttgtaTCACCCGAGCTTCTGATCAATGTTGGGATATTCTACAAGCGTCACAACTATATCTTAAAGTTTTACGTGTCTCCTTTGATTGCGCTTTTGGGGATCCTGATGAACGGGTTATTTCTGTTTGTTTTGGCTCGCGTACGTGAAATGAAAACTGTAACAAATGTCTATTTAGCAAATCTGGCTGTTGCGGACATCATGTTTCTCGTCCTTTCTGCTGTTGATTTACTGCGAACATGGAACAGTAATCCTGGCATTCTGTTGCATTTTCCATACTATACAACAGCACAGTGCGTATCGTTTTCCCTGCTGATGAAACTGACCTTTTATGGATCGGTGTGCATGGTAACTCTTGTTACATTTGAAAGATACATGGCAATCTGTCATCCACTAAAGCATCGTATAGTTGTTGGTAAAAAATACACCATAAAGGTTACGGTTGTCACCTGGATGGCTGCTATTACGATGGGTTCTTTAAGTAGTATGATACACGTAAAATCGCAGTCATTGTGCATTCTCTGGCCGCCTGGACTGAAAGAAATGGCACGTTATCATATCGGTGATGTACAAACGTTTTGTTTTCCAATAGCGTATTCCTGGTTTAACGTTTCCTTTGGGATCCAATCATCATTTTTCGTCGTCAATTTGATTCTGAATATTGTATTGTACTCGTTGATCATCACGCGTCTCGGAAATCGCAATATCGGAGGCGAAGGAAGCCAAGAAAGGCAAAATGATGTGCAACGTGTACGAAATCAGGTGGCAAAAATGCTTATCATCAACGGCACGATATTCTTTATCTTGATGTTACCATATGAAATTCGCACCGCAGCAGAATTTGTCGGTGCTGTTACCAGGAATAAAGTTTTCATCTATCCTGTTGTGGTTCGAAACTTAGAGTTTTACGGGACTTGTCTCCGCTTCATCAACTCTTCACTCAATCCTCTTATATATGGACTGAGCAATCCGCGATACAGACAAGCTTATCGTAAAGCTTTTGGATGTAGTTTGAAGCAACTGAATGGTGGTATCAAAAATAAAGAAGAGGGTGCCACTGCGTCAACCACAGTAGATGAAAAAACTAATAAATTGTAG